A genomic region of Papaver somniferum cultivar HN1 chromosome 7, ASM357369v1, whole genome shotgun sequence contains the following coding sequences:
- the LOC113299086 gene encoding uncharacterized protein LOC113299086 has product MESGIVDGHGVDPSVDSNSTERFDLRASFLSLRKPPCAAILQSKIQQASLSKSLPVVNQLRLFRVLMNDVIFDIVADALQSEDKRLVLIGTDILFFSLTRMPTFSGRILSDRKAVHFLDFW; this is encoded by the exons ATGGAATCAGGGATAGTTGATGGTCATGGTGTCGATCCGTCTGTtgattcaaactcaacagaaag ATTTGATCTGCGCGCCAGCTTCCTGAGCTTAAGAAAGCCTCCTTGTGCTGCCATTCTTCAATCTAAAATTCAACAAGCAAG CTTAAGTAAGAGCTTGCCAGTAGTAAATCAGTTGCGACTGTTTAG GGTTCTTATGAATGATGTCATCTTTGATATCGTAGCTGATGCATTGCAGTCAGAAGATAAAAGGCTTGTATTAATTGG GACCGatatccttttcttttccttaacCAGGATGCCAACCTTCTCAGGGCGTATACTATCCGACAGGAAGGCCGTCCACTTCTTGGACTTCTG GTAA
- the LOC113295570 gene encoding uncharacterized protein LOC113295570, translating into MNDDSARPWLLLGDFNFILHALEKQGGNPDTSLAPAFVRNKLVELRLNEVFSFGNPYTWCNRRFKNPSELIFEKLDRGFMNDDWVSVVPHTRITNLARVYSDHNPILLKCFHNEQTLSIPYKFFKCWQLSPDFKNVLINSWDKKVNGSPSFVVSGKLKNLKTDLSKWNIESFGHIKNTTSKLNVEIEKLQAMPFTSVIGDFILNYSKKLDYWYEIENSFYKKKSRIDYFTHYDKNTQFFHNTVKLRNMYNTIHTIKDDQGDWLENIDQVLNHLSQYFKKIYTSSKPTNNVLDEALKDVKPIITEDMNTLLVAIPTVEEIQATVNDMTPWKSAGPDGFPSAFIANRQIHDNITISHEILHFFKRKKKTAKNGFMIIKLDLSKAFDRLEWSFILSVFQKLGFSEEWCQIIDQCISTVSYSIIVNGYPGEMFFPTRGKDKRCGGLGIRNTYATNRVFIAKLGWQILQNPDHLISKFLKDKYFINQNLLEIDKASDSTSWIWKGIVNSLYFLRSNIVFKINDGASTRIRDSVWLPGTSSPPVSHNLNFKDYTYINELIDNNSGTWNLDLLNSLFLPEDVIMIRTVRVNLLLKDQIMWAHTKNGTYTIKTAYRVYKNENSNGEEALFWKKHLINFDLDWTEDYFLEWFDDRLGQPPFVVNWPSIAAIVMWCIWKLRCKVVFSKVTINLDKVILDVKRMINTYIAPPVKIHKTNLEVKLPINLVDHCLFIDGSFKKFNMGVGLILCDNAGTITHSRSDFGLISDVVSAEATALFFGHLMGKGDQAKQLFKQPMPTRDRNFKDWNFGDGIHQQRQWINGVPWCFCGGGLKFKVKIENKERTEIGRRNEWQ; encoded by the exons ATGAATGATGATTCTGCTAGGCCTTGGTTACTTTTAGGAGACTTCAATTTTATTCTGCATGCTTTGGAAAAGCAGGGAGGTAATCCCGATACTTCTTTGGCTCCAGCTTTCGTTAGAAATAAACTAGTAGAATTAAGATTGAATGAGGTTTTCTCCTTTGGTAATCCTTATACTTGGTGCAATAGAAGATTTAAAAATCCTTCGGAGCTGATTTTTGAAAAGCTAGATAGAGGTTTTATGAATGATGATTGGGTCTCTGTTGTTCCTCATACTCGTATTACTAATCTAGCTAGAGTTTATTCGGATCACAACCCAATTCTTCTCAAGTGTTTTCATAATGAACAAACTCTATCCATCCCTTATAAATTCTTCAAGTGTTGGCAGTTAAGTCCCGATTTCAAGAATGTTCTTATAAATTCTTGGGATAAGAAAGTCAATGGTTCTCCTAGTTTTGTTGTATCTGGTAAGCTTAAAAATCTTAAAACAGATCTTAGTAAATGGAACATTGAATCCTTTGGTCACATTAAAAACACTACCAGTAAACTGAATGTTGAGATTGAGAAGCTGCAAGCAATGCCCTTTACTTCTGTTATTGGGGATTTCATCTTAAACTACTCAAAAAAATTGGATTACTGGTATGAGATTGAAAATtccttttataagaaaaaatcaaGGATTGACTATTTTACTCATTATGATAAGAATACTCAATTCTTTCATAATACAGTCAAACTCAGAAATATGTACAACACCATACACACTATTAAAGATGATCAGGGGGACTGGTTGGAGAACATAGATCAAGTTCTTAATCACCTTTCTCAATACTTCAAGAAAATTTACACTTCTTCAAAACCTACTAATAATGTTCTGGATGAAGCTCTAAAAGATGTTAAACCTATAATCACAGAAGATATGAATACTCTTTTGGTAGCTATACCAACTGTTGAAGAAATTCAAGCTACTGTAAATGACATGACCCCTTGGAAATCCGCAGGTCCTGATGGATTTCCT TCTGCTTTTATTGCTAATAGACAAATCCATGATAATATCACTATTAGTCATGAAATTTTAcacttttttaaaagaaaaaagaaaacggcCAAAAATGGCTTTATGATTATTAAGCTTGACCTCTCCAAAGCTTTTGATAGGCTGgagtggtctttcatcctttctGTTTTTCAAAAACTTGGTTTCTCTGAAGAATGGTGTCAGATTATTGATCAATGCATTAGTACAGTGTCTTATTCTATTATAGTTAATGGATATCCTGGTGAAATGTTCTTTCCTACCAGAG GAAAGGATAAAAGGTGTGGTGGGCTTGGAATTAGAAATACTTATGCTACAAATAGAGTTTTTATTGCTAAACTGGGTTGGCAAATTCTTCAAAATCCTGATCACTTAATTTCAAAATTTCTAAAAGATAagtatttcattaatcaaaattTGCTAGAAATTGACAAAGCATCTGATTCtacttcttggatttggaagggtATTGTGAATAGTCTATACTTCTTAAGGTCTAATATAGTTTTCAAAATAAATGATGGTGCTTCTACAAGAATACGGGATTCAGTTTGGTTACCTGGTACTTCTTCTCCACCTGTGTCTCATAATCTAAATTTTAAAGATTATACTTATATTAATGAACTTATAGATAATAATTCTGGTACTTGGAATCTTGATCTTTTAAATTCTCTCTTTTTGCCTGAAGATGTTATTATGATCAGAACTGTAAGGGTTAATCTTCTTCTTAAGGATCAGATTATGTGGGCTCATACCAAAAATGGAACTTATACAATTAAAACTGCTTATAGAGTTTATAAGAATGAAAATAGTAATGGGGAAGAAGCTCTGTTTTGGAAAAAG CATTTAATTAACTTTGATCTGGATTGGACTGAGGATTATTTTCTTGAATGGTTTGATGATAGACTAGGGCAACCTCCCTTTGTGGTTAACTGGCCAAGTATAGCTGCTATAGTCATGTGGTGTATTTGGAAGCTTAGATGTAAAGTGGTTTTCAGTAAAGTTACTATTAATCTCGATAAAGTTATCCTTGATGTGAAAAGAATGATAAATACTTATATAGCTCCTCCTGTGAAGATCCATAAGACTAATTTGGAAGTGAAACTTCCTATTAATCTGGTGGATCATTGTCTTTTTATTGATGGATCTTTCAAAAAATTTAATATGGGTGTTGGCTTGATTCTGTGTGATAATGCAGGAACAATAACTCATTCACGCTCGGACTTTGGACTGATTTCTGATGTTGTGAGTGCAGAGGCGACTGCACTTTTTTTTGGCCATCTCATGGGCAAAGGAGATCAAGCAAAG CAACTCTTTAAGCAGCCGATGCCGACTCGAGATAGAAACTTCAAGGATTGGAATTTCGGTGATGGTATACACCAGCAGAGACAATGGATCAATGGGGTTCCCTGGTGCT TCTGTGGTGGTGGTTTGAAGTTCAAGGTCAAGATAGAGAACAAGGAGAGAACTGAAATTGGTCGACGTAATGAATGGCAGTGA